In the genome of Ignavibacteriales bacterium, one region contains:
- a CDS encoding T9SS type A sorting domain-containing protein, with the protein MKKNLLLYFLFVGLLSGFFYLQTGEHEFTSEDFQQHRIEKKKARLNLKYDQPDKAMKWFYDQRAYPNGFIPERWQEEAMEHILLHNQSPASNPAALNWTQLGPGNIGGRIRAIAVHPSDPNTVYIGAVAGGVWKTVNGGTTWTPLTDFMENIAVCALVIDPDNPNTIYAGTGEGFFNGDAIRGAGIFKSVDAGATWSRLSATDNSDYYYVTDLDYDNTNNVLYASTRKGLYSSNNGGSSFTTHLSGTGGSDVHCTDIEIAYTSPVTVYAAFGLFDQSQIWRSTNAGSTFEFNYGLTGAGRIELAVSKSNPLVAYASFMDLSTNGTGAMAYTNNGGGSWSARTVPGPSYAGQSTYTGSQAWYDNILAVDPDNANNVLAGGIDNWKSTNSGNNWTQKTNWYSEAGAPPYAHADQHGLAFAPSNSSIVYLGNDGGIYRSNNKGETWTSLNNDLFITQFFYGTTASSGTIYAGGTQDNGTLKSTGGTAWNEILGGDGGATEIDFNNPNNIYMEYVNLAFFKTTNGGATFFKAMTGIPTGPNFYDGTTDRTQFISPFSMDPNDANTIVAGTYRVWRTQNGASNWSAISTDLTGDGSGQSGATISAVTVAKGNSGVIYAGCSNGRVQVTTNGGTNWNLRNSGLPNLSVTKIATDPNNPAVAYVTFSGYQSGSKIFKTDNYGQSWSNISGNLPNLPANCVAVNHSNGNNIFVGTDLGVFSTENGGSSWVQDVNGMANVPVLDLDLRASDNKLFAATHGRSMYSATIGGGGGGTQTTLMQQGFDQAFPPAGWTTQILNSSYTWQQGNPQNNNFNQIDPSSTNSAICPWVAQNQNEWLISPAFELGNGSAYVEFYAAYSTQWLSAATLKLHVSTNGGSNWQEIWSAENDGQGFMWRQKNVDLTAYSNRSNLKLGWQYVGNDGDLVGLDGIKIVGFPTSVEEIDSEIPETFDLSFNYPNPFNPSTKFRYALPEARNVKVIIYNINGEKVTELVNNYQNAGTYEITWNGKNDLNQEVASGTYIYSVVAGDFSQTRKMVLLK; encoded by the coding sequence ATGAAAAAGAATCTGTTACTATATTTTCTTTTTGTGGGACTGTTGTCTGGTTTCTTTTATCTTCAAACCGGGGAACATGAATTTACGAGTGAGGACTTTCAGCAGCACAGAATTGAAAAGAAAAAAGCAAGACTGAATTTGAAATATGATCAGCCTGACAAAGCCATGAAATGGTTTTATGATCAGCGTGCATACCCTAATGGTTTCATTCCTGAACGATGGCAGGAAGAAGCAATGGAACATATACTGCTGCATAATCAGTCCCCAGCAAGTAACCCCGCAGCACTTAACTGGACGCAATTAGGTCCGGGAAATATCGGTGGAAGGATCCGGGCAATCGCTGTTCATCCTTCCGATCCGAATACAGTTTACATTGGTGCTGTGGCAGGCGGTGTTTGGAAAACCGTTAATGGAGGAACTACCTGGACACCGTTAACTGACTTTATGGAAAACATTGCGGTGTGTGCTCTGGTAATTGATCCTGATAATCCTAACACAATTTATGCAGGTACAGGCGAAGGGTTTTTTAATGGCGATGCAATTCGCGGCGCAGGTATCTTTAAATCTGTTGATGCGGGTGCAACCTGGTCACGTTTATCTGCCACAGACAATTCTGACTATTACTACGTTACGGATCTTGACTATGATAACACAAATAATGTTCTGTATGCTTCAACCAGAAAAGGATTATATTCATCAAACAACGGCGGCTCATCATTCACAACTCATTTATCAGGTACAGGCGGAAGTGATGTACATTGCACAGATATAGAAATTGCGTATACATCGCCCGTTACTGTTTATGCTGCGTTTGGTTTATTCGATCAGTCACAGATATGGAGAAGTACCAATGCAGGATCAACATTCGAGTTTAACTATGGATTAACGGGTGCCGGTAGAATTGAATTGGCAGTTTCGAAGTCAAATCCTCTGGTTGCTTATGCTTCATTTATGGATCTTAGCACTAACGGTACAGGCGCAATGGCTTATACTAATAACGGCGGTGGTTCATGGTCTGCAAGAACAGTCCCCGGCCCTTCTTATGCTGGACAAAGTACATATACAGGATCACAGGCATGGTATGATAATATACTTGCTGTGGATCCCGATAATGCAAACAATGTGCTTGCAGGAGGCATTGATAACTGGAAATCAACAAACAGCGGAAACAACTGGACACAAAAAACAAACTGGTACTCTGAAGCAGGTGCACCACCTTATGCGCATGCAGATCAGCACGGCTTAGCATTCGCTCCATCTAACTCAAGTATAGTATATCTTGGTAATGACGGCGGTATCTACAGATCAAACAATAAAGGTGAAACCTGGACATCATTAAATAATGATCTTTTCATAACTCAATTTTTTTATGGAACAACTGCATCATCAGGAACTATATACGCCGGCGGAACACAGGATAATGGTACTTTAAAATCAACCGGAGGCACTGCATGGAATGAAATTCTTGGTGGTGATGGCGGCGCAACAGAGATTGATTTCAACAATCCAAACAATATTTATATGGAGTATGTTAATCTTGCATTCTTTAAAACAACAAATGGCGGGGCAACATTCTTCAAGGCGATGACGGGAATTCCCACAGGTCCGAATTTTTATGATGGAACCACCGATAGAACCCAGTTCATTTCCCCGTTCTCTATGGATCCTAATGATGCCAACACAATCGTAGCAGGCACATACAGAGTTTGGCGTACACAAAATGGTGCATCAAACTGGTCTGCTATAAGTACAGACCTCACAGGTGACGGTTCCGGTCAATCAGGTGCAACAATATCTGCAGTTACAGTAGCCAAAGGAAATTCCGGTGTTATATATGCCGGCTGTTCAAACGGAAGAGTTCAGGTTACAACTAACGGCGGTACTAACTGGAACCTTAGAAATTCGGGTTTACCAAATCTTAGTGTAACAAAAATCGCAACTGATCCTAACAATCCTGCAGTTGCATATGTTACTTTCTCCGGTTACCAATCGGGTTCAAAAATTTTCAAGACGGACAATTACGGACAGAGCTGGTCTAACATTTCAGGAAATTTACCAAACCTGCCCGCAAACTGTGTTGCTGTTAATCATTCAAACGGAAATAATATTTTTGTTGGAACTGACCTTGGAGTATTCTCAACTGAAAACGGCGGAAGTTCATGGGTTCAGGACGTGAATGGTATGGCAAATGTTCCTGTACTGGATCTCGACCTGCGCGCGAGTGATAATAAATTATTCGCTGCCACACACGGCAGAAGTATGTACTCAGCAACCATTGGAGGCGGTGGCGGCGGAACACAGACTACATTGATGCAGCAGGGATTTGATCAGGCATTCCCTCCGGCCGGATGGACCACACAAATTTTAAACTCTTCTTATACATGGCAACAGGGAAATCCACAGAATAATAATTTCAATCAGATTGACCCTTCAAGTACAAACTCAGCTATTTGCCCCTGGGTAGCACAAAATCAAAACGAATGGTTAATATCACCGGCTTTTGAATTGGGTAACGGAAGCGCTTATGTAGAATTTTATGCTGCATATAGTACTCAGTGGCTTTCTGCAGCGACTTTAAAATTACATGTTTCAACAAATGGCGGTTCAAACTGGCAGGAAATCTGGTCTGCTGAAAATGATGGTCAGGGTTTTATGTGGAGACAAAAGAATGTTGATCTTACAGCTTATTCAAACAGGTCAAATTTAAAACTTGGCTGGCAGTATGTTGGAAATGACGGCGATCTTGTAGGATTAGACGGAATTAAAATAGTCGGCTTCCCTACATCAGTTGAAGAGATTGATTCTGAAATTCCTGAAACGTTCGATCTGTCGTTCAACTATCCTAATCCATTTAACCCATCTACAAAATTCAGATATGCTCTGCCTGAAGCACGAAATGTAAAAGTAATTATTTACAACATTAATGGTGAGAAAGTAACCGAGCTTGTAAATAATTATCAGAATGCCGGAACGTATGAGATTACATGGAATGGCAAAAATGATTTGAATCAGGAAGTCGCAAGCGGAACATATATATATTCTGTTGTTGCCGGAGATTTTTCCCAAACACGGAAGATGGTACTGCTTAAGTAA
- a CDS encoding sigma-70 family RNA polymerase sigma factor, with product MKKVTGKDKKALETLYSRYSPTLFPLLLKILKNERIAEETLVDIFVIIWRRAGSFNFGQENVYAWIIGIARNKAVDLLRRNSEDNTIEEYTEDYETRYILPVLSSGLASMDYKAAVEYKSKITDAFNELTDAQRYVIELAFFDGLTESEIAQRLNIPLPTVQSKIKIALNNLNEFLLKSRKKQ from the coding sequence TTGAAAAAAGTTACGGGGAAAGATAAAAAAGCCCTTGAGACTTTATACTCAAGATATTCGCCAACTCTTTTTCCACTTCTTTTAAAAATCCTGAAGAATGAAAGAATAGCTGAAGAAACTCTTGTTGATATTTTTGTGATCATCTGGCGCAGAGCAGGTTCATTTAATTTTGGTCAGGAAAATGTTTATGCATGGATAATCGGAATAGCAAGAAACAAAGCGGTTGATTTACTTCGCAGGAATTCAGAAGACAATACGATTGAAGAATACACCGAGGATTATGAAACCAGGTATATTCTCCCTGTTCTATCCTCCGGCTTAGCCTCTATGGATTACAAAGCTGCCGTTGAGTATAAATCCAAAATAACAGATGCATTTAATGAACTTACTGACGCGCAGCGTTACGTGATTGAACTGGCATTTTTTGACGGATTAACTGAAAGTGAAATAGCACAACGATTGAATATCCCGCTTCCAACAGTGCAATCCAAAATAAAAATTGCTTTAAATAACCTGAATGAGTTTCTGTTAAAAAGCAGGAAGAAACAATAA